In the genome of Leptospiraceae bacterium, the window AAATCGTGACTTGGCTATTGAAATTTATGAATTAGTCAAAGAAAATCATCGTATTCATCGAACTATCAATCCTGTTAAAAATGTGTTTATTCATAAAATCTATAATACTCCAAATCAAGATGAAATGTATAAGATGATAGAAAAAATCACACACAAATCCACCGAACTCTTAGAGAAAAGTAATATAAAACTACCCGTCGTGTATCACAATATGGGGGAATTAGCCTTATTGAGCTATGAAAAAAACATCATTTTTAAGAAGGATTTTTTGGAGTTGATTTCATACTTCAAAAAAATACAGCCCGATGAATTTAACAAAATAGAAAAAAAAATTAAAGACATTCAATGAAATAAAAAATCCCCAAAATGTGGGGATTTTTGATGTTGGTGTTATGGCATGACGGATATGATTTCATCACGATTTACTAAAGAAACAACGTGGCGGTATTCGGCGGATTCTTTTCCGTATTTCAATTCTGTAGCTCTTAAGAGGTGGACATTTTTCTTATATCTATATCTAAGCATTTGATCTTCTGTTCCCATTCCGTATTTGATGATCATTTTTTCTTGGAAAGCATATGCTTGCGACAAATATTTATGGGCAGGATATTCTTTTTCATTATCATCAATTTGGATATAATGTTCTAAAATGGGTATAGTTTGAGGGATATTGCCTAAGTCATATTGATAGATCACCCAGTTTCTATAAACAGCAGAAAGTAATCTTTTGAATGGTTCTTTTTCTCTTAGTTCAGGATTTAAAATTTCATCCAAATGATTAATGGCTCTTGTAAAATAGGTCACAGCATCTTGTTTTGCTTTGAGTTTCATTTGATAGATTTGTCTTTCTTCTTGAGCTTTTCTATCTACAACTTGCCAATACCATTTTTCGTTAAATCTTCTTGTTTCTGCGCTTTTCTTTCGAAAGAGTTCTTCTTCCTCTCTCATTTTGATGATGGAGTTCACCCCCGCTTGGAATGCAGATAAAGCAAGTCGATATTTATTGTTGGCAAAAGCCTTAGAAAGTTTATAAAGTTCTGTAAATGATGGATCATAATCTCTATAATCAGCATTTTTCCAAAGTTCTTCTGAGCGAAGGTTTCTTGCACGGATTCGCTTTTGTTCATCAGTCAATTGTGCTTCATCAATTTCTTCGGTAATCAATTCTCCGGGAGTTGGTTCATACGGACCAGGAAATGCAGGAGCCTCTTGGGGTTGTGCTTGACCAGGTTGAACTGGTTGTTGAGCAACCAATGTTGTCCCCAACGAAAAAATAATCAAAATTTGCAATGCCTTTATTTTCATAAAAGCCACCTCATCTATGAAATATCCCTAATCACTATCGGTTTTAAAAAAATAAAAATAAATGCTTATGTCAAAAAAAATCATTGCTTGATGAGTTTCAAATGAGAATTTGTAATGACAAAAAATGCAGCATATCTTCAATGAAATCAAAAAAGATTTAGAAACAAATGCTTACCATTATGGTAAGGAAAATTGTTCAATTTGTCATGGATTAGGAATTATCACAGAAGAAACCTTAGATCCAAATGTAGGAACAATATATCGTCTTTGCCAGTGCGTTGAAGACATGACGCTGTGTGATGGAAACCCACCATACGAATACTACGATCCGAATGAAAATCGCATGAAGGAATGCCCCTCAAAAAAAGCAAGGATTGCTCTTAAAAAAATCCATCAATTGGAAAAGCAGTCAGGGATACCCGAAAGATACAAAAATAAATTTTTAACCTCGATCGATACTACATTTTTAGAAAATGAAGACTATTACTTTGCTATTGATAATGTCCATAATCTTCTGAAAAACTATAAAGAAAAAAGAGGAAATCAATATGGATTATATTTATATGGAAATACTGGGACAGGAAAAACTTTTCTTGCTTGTATCATATTGAATGAGTTGATACGTTTGTATCAAGTCAGAGTTCGATATGCAAAAATTTCTCGAGACATCATAGGAAAAATACGAGACAGCTTTAACCCTCAATCAGAATATTACGGCGAAGGGAGAAAAATCGAAGAAGAACTAGCTAACGTAGAAGTGTTGGTTATCGATGATTTCGGAGTTCAACGGGAAACTCCGTGGGTTAATAACGTATTATATGATTTGATTGATACAAGATACGAAAAAAATCTATTAACCATTCTCACATCAAATGAACCAATGGAAGCTTGGAAAGAAATTTCGAATGGAAGGATTTATAGTAGACTTAAAGAAATGTGCTTGGAAATCCAACTCAATGCAGACGACTATAGACTTAAAAAATCAAAATCCTATCGTTAGAAAAAAAAGAGTTGTTCTGGCATTAGGTTCAAACATCGAACCACGAAAACAATATATAGAATCAGCCATAAAAGAAATCAAAGAAAATCCTGAGTTTCGCATTCTCAACATCACCCCCATGATAGAAAATCCAGCAATCCTTTACGAAAATCAGCCTGATTTTCTCAATCAAGTAATTGAAATAGAAACATCAATGGATCCTTATGAACTTCTTAATTTCGTCAAAGTATTAGAGAAAAAAATTGGTAGAAAAGAACGCTTTCGCTACGGACCTCGTGAAATCGATATTGATATTTTGTTTTACGAGAATTTGCACATAAAAAGTGAAATTTTGATGATACCCCATCCAGGCGTCTATGATAGGGATTACTTGAAATACCTTCTTAGGTTTATTGATATTTCTTATTATGGTTTTGAAAAATAATTTGAGAATTTACCTGATTTTCGTTTTGATGCTTGCTTTGATTCCTTCGTGTCAAAACATGAAAAAGAAGTTAGAATTCAAGGACCCTGTTTGGAATTCTCTTTTTTTTCATTTGGACTCAAAGGAAAAGTTCAAAATCGAAAAAGCGTATTCTTTTGATATAATTGATAGATCAAAAGAAAATCTTTCTTTGACGGATTGGAATGATTGTGGAATTTATTTTTTCTATAATCGGGAATATTACTTTTCTGAGTTTTGTTTTTTGATGGCGTTGGAACAATCTCAATCTTATGAACCCATGCCATTTGAGCTTAATGATGAGATCAAGTTATTTTTGAATTTGTTATTTTTTTACGAACAAACT includes:
- a CDS encoding ATP-binding protein — encoded protein: MQHIFNEIKKDLETNAYHYGKENCSICHGLGIITEETLDPNVGTIYRLCQCVEDMTLCDGNPPYEYYDPNENRMKECPSKKARIALKKIHQLEKQSGIPERYKNKFLTSIDTTFLENEDYYFAIDNVHNLLKNYKEKRGNQYGLYLYGNTGTGKTFLACIILNELIRLYQVRVRYAKISRDIIGKIRDSFNPQSEYYGEGRKIEEELANVEVLVIDDFGVQRETPWVNNVLYDLIDTRYEKNLLTILTSNEPMEAWKEISNGRIYSRLKEMCLEIQLNADDYRLKKSKSYR
- the folK gene encoding 2-amino-4-hydroxy-6-hydroxymethyldihydropteridine diphosphokinase yields the protein MQTTIDLKNQNPIVRKKRVVLALGSNIEPRKQYIESAIKEIKENPEFRILNITPMIENPAILYENQPDFLNQVIEIETSMDPYELLNFVKVLEKKIGRKERFRYGPREIDIDILFYENLHIKSEILMIPHPGVYDRDYLKYLLRFIDISYYGFEK